A single window of Flavobacterium sp. 140616W15 DNA harbors:
- a CDS encoding SIMPL domain-containing protein yields the protein MKKIIPIFIFLIFTIHSFSQTKTGNELVAEGIAKTKIKPDLANFKITIAKQNTIEKNAIKELNQETEKLQSVLLKLGFTEKNVKISEYKISKDDYQNRKEFSAINTLSVDFVLDNKRIEEFYQEIQNENIQDVDIEFKTQISESLEKNIRQKLVQNAIQNARNNAENIANALSVKLNNVKQVSKYNLRDIAFSSIKVDEVRFLKPRVASESINPRTSFDRFEVEDVELEETITIVYEITTK from the coding sequence ATGAAAAAAATAATTCCAATCTTCATCTTTCTAATTTTCACAATTCACTCCTTTTCACAAACCAAAACTGGAAACGAACTTGTAGCCGAAGGAATTGCTAAAACAAAGATAAAACCTGATTTAGCAAATTTTAAAATAACTATTGCAAAGCAAAATACAATAGAAAAAAATGCAATAAAAGAATTAAATCAAGAAACAGAAAAATTGCAAAGTGTGCTATTAAAATTGGGGTTTACAGAAAAGAATGTCAAAATATCGGAGTATAAAATCTCTAAAGATGATTACCAAAATAGAAAAGAATTTTCTGCAATAAATACATTATCTGTAGATTTTGTATTAGATAACAAAAGAATTGAAGAGTTTTATCAAGAGATTCAAAACGAGAACATACAAGATGTAGATATTGAATTTAAAACTCAAATATCAGAATCTTTAGAAAAAAACATAAGACAAAAGTTAGTGCAAAATGCAATTCAAAATGCAAGAAATAATGCTGAAAATATTGCAAATGCACTAAGTGTAAAATTAAACAATGTTAAACAAGTTTCTAAATATAATTTACGTGATATTGCATTTTCATCAATAAAAGTAGATGAAGTACGATTTTTAAAGCCAAGAGTAGCTAGTGAATCAATAAACCCTAGAACTTCATTTGATAGGTTTGAGGTTGAAGATGTTGAATTAGAAGAAACAATAACAATAGTTTACGAAATAACAACTAAATAA